TCTTTCGCATGGCATGCGGGCCGCTCCATGGCATTGGAAAAAATTTTTCGGTGCCAGTCCGCATCCGGGCACAACAATCGTTCACCCCATCGCACTGCCCATCAGTGCTTGCCGGCCTGCATTCCTTTGCTTTCTGCGCCCAGGGTCAAAACGGAAGCCGGAATGGGACGGGAGGTGAATTGACGACCGTATGATCCTTGCCGTTCCAACCGAAAGTAATGGGCCGACACGCAAATCAATTTTTTTGAACCCGCTCCTCGCCCATTTCTTCCTCCGTCATGGAGAAGCGGCAGGCAAACCGGATCTTCATGGATTTCGCTGAAATAGGCGGCGGCGCCTGCCGGTCCGGATCGCTGTTCGCTGATTTTCTGCATGCGGACGGTTCACGGCTTTCCTTTTGCTTTCGCCTGCCTGTCGAAGTTTTTTACCGCTCTTTCCGATCCTCACACCCTTTCAAGGACGAGTTTCCGGCACTGCCGGCCTCCATCTCGGGCGGATTAGGGTCCTGATTTTAGACATTCCGCATCGGATGTTGGATGCCGGAAGCGATGATGGACATTTTTCTTGCGGTGATGGACGTTTTTTCCGTGATGAAGGTTATTTTCTCTTCCATGTCGGTTAAATGATTTTTCATGTTGAACAAAAATGTTAAAATGATGAACCGATCGTTGAAAATGTCGGACGGTCCCATGGGTTGTTGAACAATTTTTTTCAGATGTTAAACGATCCGATTGAATTGTTGGACCATCCGTCGGAGCCAAAACGGATGTTAAACGTTTTACGCAAGATGTTGGCCAAAGGAATCTTTTATTGAACGTTTTTCCAAAAATGGCGGACATTTTTTCCCGGAACCATCCGCATCCGATGGAAAAGGGCATGTTGGACATTCACGTCCAAAAAAGAACGTTCGTCATTCCTTCGCTTCGTTAAACAACAATCCTCCCGGCCCAAACGATAGGCAAAAAACAAGGCGAAATGGAACCAGTCCTCCATCCCCCGGGCCAAAGGCCGGGATCCTGACAAAACGTTTCTGTGAAAAACGGAAATCCGAAGAATTCGGTCATCCCTTGCCGCTTGCCGTTTCTTGGTAACATTCGCATTTTTCCGGGGGATTTGTTACAATAAAAACCGCAACCATTGAATGAAAAGGGGATCCCGGACATGTGGAATTCACTCCTTGCTGAAGAAACGATCCAAATCAGGGACGGACTTCTCGTTTTCGCCCTTTTTCTTTTCCTCTACTGGATCTTCAAAAAATGGATCTTTCAAGGGGTATTGGCTTTGCTGCAAAAAACCCCGTCGAGCTTTTTGCCCTACCTGTGGGAATCCTTCAAAAGACCGATCCAAGTCGGGCTCATTGCGGCCGGTCTGATTTGGGCCGTTCATATCTTCCCGTTTGTCCATATCGGCCAGCCTTTCCTTGAAAAGGTCGCCCGTTCCGTTTTCATCGTCCTGCTCACCTGGGGATTTTACAACTTCTCTTCCACCTCATCCTCCATGTTCGAAAACTTGAAGAAACGGATGAACGTGGATATCGATCAAATTTTTATCCCCTTTTTGTCCAAGACCATCCGCCTGGTGATCGTCGCCATATCGATCACGATCATCGCCCAGGAGTTTAATTACAATATCAGCGGGTTCATCGCCGGGTTGGGATTGGGCGGGCTGGCCGTCGCCCTCGCCGCCAAAGAAGTCCTCGCCAATCTGCTGGGGGGAATCGTGATCATCTTCGAACGGCCTTTTTCCATCGGGGATTCGATCACGACGCCGAGCGTAGAAGGGACGGTTGAAGACATTACCTTCCGAAGCACGAAAATACGGAATCCTTCCCAAGCCCTCGTTACCGTTCCCAATTCCATCCTGGCGAACCAACCGATCACCAATAACAGCCGCATTGGCAAAAGAAAGATTTCCTTTAATCTGGAGATCCTTTGGGCGCCCAGGAACAAGCTGGAAAGGGCGGTAAAACGACTGGAAGAAATGCTCCATCGCCACCCCGGCATCCAGCCGGAAGACGTCTTCGTCAAGCTGGATCAAATCCGGGACGGAAAAATGGTGTTGATTTTCAACTTTTTCACGAAGTCAAGCGAATGGAGCGATTATTTGGATATTAAACAGGAAATCAATCTCAACATCCTGCAAATTTTGGAAGAAGAAGGCCTGCAGGTGGCCAATGCACCCCAGCCGATGGCTCCCGGAAGCTCCGCCCCGCAGCAGGGAAGCAAAAAAAATGAACCCGGTTCATAAGCTGCCCGGCGGACCCGAAATCGGCGGATTTCCTTCCCCATGGACAAACGCCTAAGTTTCCGCCGGGAACGGAAACGAAGGAATGGCCGATCCGCACCAGCCCGTTTTCCGGGGCAGGCCTGCCTGACCCCGTCACCCGCCCCCTCCTTCCGGCCCCTGGCGGTCTTCTCCCTGCGCTTTTCATGGGCAGATAGCCGCTGCCAAGCAAAAAAAGGGCCGTTTTTCCGGCGGGCCGGCTCCTGCCGGGCGCGAATGATCGATGAAGTCCAGGAATTTGTGTAAAAAGAAGCGGGCGCAAAGCCGTTCCATTTCCGGAAGGCGATGTTCCCTTGACTGGGAGCAGGGTTTTACACAAATAGGAGGACTTGATCGAATGACCCGTTTTTTCACGAATGAGGATTATAAAAACGCAATGAAATGATGGAGAATGCAGGCGTCCCCCCGATCGGTTCTGATCCGGTATTGGTTTTTTGCGGGACACGTCAAAGTTCCAAGGGATGGATGATAGACATCCCCTGCCAATGGGAGGGCCAGGCCCACCAAAACAAATGAGCAGGGATGTCGTTCCAAGAAAAACAGGAGTACGGTCCCGTTCTCCTCATTTCTTATTTGGAAATAAGGTGTACGCCATGCCCAGAAAGTTCAAATGCAAAATGATCGCCGGCATATTAACCGCATTCAATTCCGGGTTTTTATATTATGTCATTGAAACGAATAATAGCCAATCCGCCGGAAACGGCAACTTTTTTATAAACTTTCTCGATATCATACAAAAGGTGTTCATCATTACGATTGGATCTGTCGTGCCGTTGATTTTTCTGATCGGTATTCCCGTTTCTCTTTTGATCGATTCCCTTTTAAAAAAAATGAAACTCGACAAAAATATAATCTCTTTTATCCTTCATATGATTCTTTTTGAATTGGGCGTGCTTGTCTATTGGATCGCTTCATTCGGATGGGACCATGTACGAAATATGCCGGAACCCGCATTGGCGTATCAATTGTTTTTGTTTTCCTACACGCCCGCCGTTTTTTGGTTGATCAATTATGCCTTGCTGCGGATGACCGGTGAAAAACCGGAAAGAGCAGCGGCCAACATCGACGGCGACCCCGGTTCGTTAAGAAAATGAACCGCCTTGGACCAGACCGGCCAGGAACGAACCCCCGCAATTTTCCAATCGCCGCCCTGCCGTCCCATTTCATAACAAACCTGAGGAAAATCGTCATGATATGCTCCCCATTAGGTAGACAGATGAAAAAAAAATCTGTTTATCGAATGGGGAGTTTTTTATGCCAAAAAAATCATTTTCACCTGACATCAAAATCATGGCAGTTCGATATTTAGAAGAAGGCCTTTATACAGGACAAGAAATTTGTAAAATGTTTCATGTTTCCGAAACCACTCTGTATGAATGGCACGCAAAATATGAATTCGGCGGAGTGACCGAACTCATACGTCCTGCGAAAAATAAAGTCTATTCGAAGGAGTTAAAACAAAGCGCTGTTGAAGATTATTTATCAGGCAATTATTCCATGTTTGACATTCAAGCCAAATATGGAATTAGCAGTTTATCTGTGTTCAAAAAGTGGTTAAAACTTTATACTAGTCATAATGAATTACAAGATTCAGGTAAAGGAATGAGTCAATCGATGACGAAAGAAAGAAAAACCACTTTAGATGAACGTATACAAATCGTACAAGCTTGCCTGGCGAATAGGAAGAATTATCAAGAAACCGCGTCGCAATACAAAGTGTCCTATCAACAAGTGTATCAATGGGTACGTAAGTTTGAACAAGGGGGAGAAGAAGCACTTCACGATCGTCGTGGACGTACGAAACCAGCTGAAGAACGTACACCAGAAGAAGAATGGCGCTTAAAAATTCAACAGATGGAACGCGAAAACGAGCGATTGCGTGCGGAAAATTTATTGTTAAAAAAATTAGAGGAAATCGAAAGGAGGTATCGTTAAGCCGAGTACGCAGGCAATATCTTTATCTAGCGATTCAAGAACTAGCAGCTGCTGAACACTTTTCGATTGTTTTATTGTGTGAACTTGCCGGAGTCTCCCGTTCTGCTTATTACAAATGGTTAAAGCGTCAACCAACCGTACAAGAACGAGAAAACGAAAAACTGATCGCATTTATCCAACACATATACACACAAGTGAATGGGATTTATGGCTATCGTCGTATCACCATGACCATTAATCGTAAGCGTAAAAAAGAAGGCTTGGAGAAAGTGAATAAGAAACGGATTTATCGCCTCATGCAGCTTTGCGGTTTACAGTCTGTCATTCGACGTCGTCCGAAAAAGTACAAAAAAACAACACCGGTTTACGTGGCAGAAAACCTATTAAGCCGTGAGTTTACTGCCGCAAAGCCCAATCAGAAATGGTGCACAGATGTAACGGAGTTCAAATATGGCAATGACAAAAAAGCGTATTTAAGTGCCATCATTGATCTGTATGATAATTCTATCATCAGTTACGTACTTGGTCATTCGAATAATAATGATTTAGTGTTGAAGACCATTCAATC
The window above is part of the Caldibacillus debilis DSM 16016 genome. Proteins encoded here:
- a CDS encoding mechanosensitive ion channel family protein; the protein is MWNSLLAEETIQIRDGLLVFALFLFLYWIFKKWIFQGVLALLQKTPSSFLPYLWESFKRPIQVGLIAAGLIWAVHIFPFVHIGQPFLEKVARSVFIVLLTWGFYNFSSTSSSMFENLKKRMNVDIDQIFIPFLSKTIRLVIVAISITIIAQEFNYNISGFIAGLGLGGLAVALAAKEVLANLLGGIVIIFERPFSIGDSITTPSVEGTVEDITFRSTKIRNPSQALVTVPNSILANQPITNNSRIGKRKISFNLEILWAPRNKLERAVKRLEEMLHRHPGIQPEDVFVKLDQIRDGKMVLIFNFFTKSSEWSDYLDIKQEINLNILQILEEEGLQVANAPQPMAPGSSAPQQGSKKNEPGS
- a CDS encoding IS3 family transposase (programmed frameshift) — protein: MPKKSFSPDIKIMAVRYLEEGLYTGQEICKMFHVSETTLYEWHAKYEFGGVTELIRPAKNKVYSKELKQSAVEDYLSGNYSMFDIQAKYGISSLSVFKKWLKLYTSHNELQDSGKGMSQSMTKERKTTLDERIQIVQACLANRKNYQETASQYKVSYQQVYQWVRKFEQGGEEALHDRRGRTKPAEERTPEEEWRLKIQQMERENERLRAENLFVKKIRGNRKEVSLSRVRRQYLYLAIQELAAAEHFSIVLLCELAGVSRSAYYKWLKRQPTVQERENEKLIAFIQHIYTQVNGIYGYRRITMTINRKRKKEGLEKVNKKRIYRLMQLCGLQSVIRRRPKKYKKTTPVYVAENLLSREFTAAKPNQKWCTDVTEFKYGNDKKAYLSAIIDLYDNSIISYVLGHSNNNDLVLKTIQSAIRQLSKDEKPLIHSDRGYQYTSKEFKRILEEAGMKHSMSRVGRCIDNGPIEAFWGTLKVEKYYLHKYETFEALQSAIDEYIQFYNNERYQETLNGLSPLEFRSQAA